In Geotalea uraniireducens, one genomic interval encodes:
- a CDS encoding cytochrome c3 family protein has translation MNKTLAFLAILAFALTPAAFADSVANSFHNLARTGTGEYKTDASGTQMVCIFCHTPHSPVQPAPLWNRLPGTVAAVSYRLYSSTTMENRAVRNGFSADSISLLCLSCHDGSQLGGSNLRIQPLDGNSIVSGSNGETGIAPGRPTRLGPDLKRHHPVNFNVTASGEANRLGEIYLSSGRYVMQTTAVLNGLPLFPSERGERTIECATCHTSHDNDNPPFLRTTMEGNRLCLACHLE, from the coding sequence ATGAACAAGACGCTGGCATTTCTCGCTATCCTCGCGTTCGCCCTGACACCGGCGGCCTTTGCCGACTCCGTGGCGAACTCCTTCCATAACCTGGCCCGCACCGGCACCGGTGAATACAAGACCGATGCGTCAGGCACCCAGATGGTCTGCATCTTTTGCCATACGCCGCACAGCCCGGTCCAGCCGGCGCCGTTATGGAACCGTCTCCCCGGTACCGTCGCCGCCGTGTCGTATCGCCTCTACTCCTCGACAACCATGGAGAACAGGGCAGTCCGCAACGGCTTCAGTGCCGACAGCATCTCCCTGCTTTGCCTCAGTTGTCATGATGGCAGCCAGTTGGGCGGCTCGAATCTCCGCATCCAGCCCCTCGACGGCAACAGCATCGTCAGCGGCAGCAACGGCGAAACGGGGATTGCCCCCGGCCGCCCCACCCGGCTCGGCCCCGACCTCAAACGTCACCATCCGGTCAACTTCAACGTTACCGCCAGCGGCGAAGCGAACCGGCTCGGGGAGATCTACCTCTCCTCGGGAAGGTACGTGATGCAGACCACGGCGGTACTGAACGGTCTGCCGCTCTTTCCGAGCGAACGGGGCGAGCGGACCATCGAGTGCGCTACCTGCCACACCAGTCACGACAACGACAATCCGCCGTTTCTCCGCACCACCATGGAAGGCAACAGACTCTGCCTCGCCTGCCATCTCGAATAG